CGGCTCGACCGCGCCGTAGCGGACGATGCCGCCGGTGGAAGCGCCCGCCTCTGCTTCAGTCCGGCTCCAGCCTCAGCCTCGGTCGCTTCGCCTGGGGCTTCGGTTGCCTCGCCACCGGATTCACCAGCGTCGGGCGTCTCGCCAGACGGCGCAGTAGTCGCCGCTGGCTCGTCGTCGTCATCGCCACCGCAGGCAGCAACAGACCTGCGAGCCCAGCAGCGGCGGTTCCGATGAACGTTCGCCGGGTGACAGACGTGCGGAGCAGGTAGCGCGAAATCTCCATGGTACCCCCTCTTTCCTACCCAACCGATTATGTCCGTGGTGCGGTGCTGGACGTCAGCGTTGCACCCATGGATCGAGCGCGTCTCGCAGGCCGTCGCCTACGAAGTTGAACGAAAGGACGGTGAGGGACAAAGCGACCGCCGGTGAGATAAGGATGTGCGGATACGATCGCAACAGCGCAACGCCGTCAGAGATCATCGAGCCCCACGATGGTGTCGGCGCTGTGACGCCGAGCCCGAGGAAGCTGATGCCTGCCTCGCCGAGGATCGCGGCCGGCAAGCCAAGCGTCGTCGCGACGATGATGATCGGCAGTGTGTTCGGCAACAGGTGCCGCGTCATGATCCGGCCATTGGTCGCGCCGATGCAGCGAGCCGCCTCAACGAACTCCTTGTTGCGCAGCGAGAGGATCTGCCCGCGGATGAGTCGTGACACGGTCAGCCATGACACGAGGCCGAGACCGATGTAGACGCCAAGCAGCCCGCCCGTGGCGCGGTCGAAGGTCTTGAGCGGCAGCAGCGGGCCGCTATCGACCAACTGAAACTGCGCCCGCAGGTAGGTCATGATGATGATGACAAACAGCAGGTTCGGGAATGCGTACAGCACATCCACGACTCGCATCAGGAACGTGTCGATCTTGCCGGGGAAGTATCCGGCGACCAGTCCGACCGGCACGCCAATCGCCAGAATGACGATCTGAACGACGAATCCGACCAGCAGCGAGACCCGCGCGCCGTAGATCAAGCGGCTCAGCATGTCGCGACCGAGCTGATCCGTGCCGAGCAGATGCTCCCGACTCGGTGGCTGGGTGACGGCCAGAAGATCCTGCTCGGCATACCCCTTCGGCGCGAGCAGCGGCGCGGCAATCGCAACGATCACCACAAACACG
This region of Thermomicrobiales bacterium genomic DNA includes:
- a CDS encoding ABC transporter permease, with protein sequence MESQEIAAPVSSDLTGAAALGAAGQRSSRTLASDAWRSFRKNKAALIGLVFIVFVVIVAIAAPLLAPKGYAEQDLLAVTQPPSREHLLGTDQLGRDMLSRLIYGARVSLLVGFVVQIVILAIGVPVGLVAGYFPGKIDTFLMRVVDVLYAFPNLLFVIIIMTYLRAQFQLVDSGPLLPLKTFDRATGGLLGVYIGLGLVSWLTVSRLIRGQILSLRNKEFVEAARCIGATNGRIMTRHLLPNTLPIIIVATTLGLPAAILGEAGISFLGLGVTAPTPSWGSMISDGVALLRSYPHILISPAVALSLTVLSFNFVGDGLRDALDPWVQR